One endosymbiont 'TC1' of Trimyema compressum genomic window, TATGTATTTAAAGCAACTGGAGATAATTCTAAAATTTACCAACTGGCTGAGTGCACTAAAGTTGATGATATTAAGAAACTAAAAAAACTCGTAAAAGTAACCCTAAATGAAAAAGGACGTCCAGTTAGAACAACTTTTGAAGGTTAGAGAATATAAATAAAATTAAAGAGATAGCTTTTCAACCCAAAAATAGGTTAAAAAGCTAATAAAAAAGCACAAATTTAATTGATTAGGTATCCGTCTCTAACGCAGATAATAAAAAATACACCTGCTCCTAAAACTATAAAAAGTATCAAGAAGACAATCATTGTTATCCCTTCTTACAATACTGGAGAAATCAAACGACTAATAGGCTCCTTTATACGAACCATGATAGACCTGTTATTATACATTTCCATGGTAATCTGAGTGCAGTGTTTTAAGTCTTCTTCAAATATATCCTTAAATGCTTTCCCCACCTTATTTCCATATAAAAATACATTTGTTTCAAAACTCAAATTAAAGCTTCTTTCATCAAAATTAGCACTACCAACACTACCAACTTTGCCATCAGCCATGATTGTTTTAGAGTGCAGAAAGCCATTATTATAAGTATAGGCCTTTAGTCCTAATGGTAATAAATCTCCAATAAATGAATAGGTAGCCCAATAAACAAAAATATGATCCTGCTTGTTGGGAATCATAATATGAATATCTACACCCTTTAATAAAGCAATTTTCATAGCTTCTAAAAATGGAGCATCTGGTACAAAGTATGGGCTTTGAATATAAATGTACTCTTTTGCGTGACTAATAATCTCCATATATGCTAATTTGATTTGAGCCAGTTTAGAATCTGGACCACTTGATAATACTTGGGCACCTATTTCCCCTTGATTTTCAGGGTCTCTAAAAACATCGTAATCAATTGCCATATCGTTGTTGCCAGCATGCCTCCAATCCAGTATAAAGCGTACTAAAAGAGCTTGAACACTAGTTCCTTGAATTCTCACATGAGTATCTCTCCAGTATCCCATTTTCTTTTTCATCCCTAAATATTCATCGCCAATATTGTAGCCACCTATATAAGCATACTTTCTATCAATAATAGCAATTTTTCTATGGTTTCTATTATTAACTCTAATATAAATTGATGTTACAGGAAAAGAAAAGGATACTTTGCCTCCTGTAGCAATTAGTTCTTTAAAATAGTTTCCTTTTACTTTTCTTGCTCCCAGATCATCTAACAGCAAACGAACTTTTACGCCTTCTTTTGCTTTTTTAATTAATAAGTCCCTAAAGCTTTCTCCTAGAATACCCCTTTTATAAATGAAGTACATTACATTGACCTCTTCTTTGGCATTCTCTATATCTTCCATAAATGCTTTAAATTTATCATGACCATTCATATAGAAATCGACTTCGTTATCATATGAAATAGGCAACTTATCTAGCTGACCAATTAAACGAATAATTTCCCGCTGGTCTTCAATTTCGCATCTAATTTTACATTTTTTCTCAGTTCTTTTTTGATTAGCTATTTTTATTATTAACTTTTTTTCACTATCTTCAAAATGAAATACTTTCTTTTTACTTAAGTCTCTTCCAAAAAAATAATAAACAATAAAGCCTATACCTGGTAAAGCTACAAAAATAAGTAGCCAAGCTGTTGTGCTTGCAGGATCCCTCCTCTGTAAAAATACAAAAGCAGCAATCCATAAACCATATAATAGTATTAATATTCCACTCACTGTTAATATTACACCCATTGAATAATTAATCCTCCAAAATTTTGTTAAATAAATAATTTAATCTATCTGCATCAATGCTCTTATTACACCTACTACATAAATAAATAATTTTATGTCTGTCTTCAATTAAAGCTACTTTATCTAGTAATTCAGGCTTATTCTGATTATCAAATTGCTGTAAAATATTCATAACTTGAGGGTTTGCTTCATAGTTGAATATTTCAGTAATAAAAAATTGATACCAATCATAATAAGAATTTTTGCCATAAGGCATTAAAAAAGAAATAAATTCAGAAATCCAACTAGTTTTCAAATAATAATTTCTATCAACTTTTGCTAAAAGTTTTTCAAAAGCTTTATATTGTCCTTCAATATATTGTTTCCCTAATTCCAAGCTTTCATCGTCTTTAGCAAAAATGTCATTTTCAATTGCCTCCAAAAAATAAAGTATTCTCCGATTTTTATTTTCCTCCATTATATAATAGCTTTCTTTGGCAATTTTAGGTATGCTTTTATAGGCTTCATCAACAATCTTTTTAATATCCATATCACAATAATCCATAACAGCTATAGTATCTCTATTTAAAAAGCCTAAAAATCCACTGGATAATAAGTTACCGGAACTAGGTTTTGCGCAACAGATTCATCAAATAACAGACGACTCCAAGAAGTACTATTGCCACAAAGGAGAGCTGTAACTGTAGCAAAGTCCAGCAACCATTTATTACCAATAGCAACAATACCTTGGCAATTATTTTGAAGATAAGTTAATGTTGCGCTTCTAACTTCATATAGACTATAAGGATAGTGTGCAGCTTTATAAAAACATCATTTTTGTTAACGCAATTTTCTGATATATTAAGCAAATTCAACCTTCAGTATCCTTTCCACAACTACTACTATTATACCTTTTTTTATTGATTATTTAAAGCAATAAAAAGCCTACGCTATTTTGCGTAGGCTTAATCTATACTTTTTTTATTCTGCTATCCATAAACCATGTAGATTACAGTATTCACGAGCAGATACTTTTTTAGCATTAGTCTTAAATGTAGCAATTGGCTCTTCACCAGGATTTAAAAACTGAATTTGACACTTATTACCTTCATTTAATTCAATCCACTGAATATAATGCTCAGGTAACATTGGGTGTAAAACACTTCCAATAGTTACTTTATAACCACCATCAATAGTCTCAATAACAGGAACATGTTTCTCAACTGCTGCATCTACTGAGTTTGCTTCTACTAAAGTAAGCCCTTCACAGTCGCCAGCTTCTACAGGGTTTGTTAGCCCTTCAACAATCGCACCATTTTTACAGACATAAATATTTCTTTGTACCATGTAAATCACTCCTTAAAATTAATATATTATTTATTAGCAAGACATTTTTTACAGATTCCTCTATAGTAAACTTCTCTTGCAATAATTTTATTCTCATTTAGCTTATCAACTTCTGTCTCAATTCGATTAATATTAAAATCAGTTACTAATCCACAATCTACACATTTAAAATGTCCATGGACAGCAGCATCTATATCATATCTTATTTCATTTTCCTCGATAAATAGCTTCTGAACTAAATTATGCTCTGTAAATAAATCCAGAGTATTATATACTGTTGTTTTTGATAATGTTGGAATGTCTGTATATAAAGCTCGGTAAATCATATCCACTGTAGGATGAGTATGATTCTTAACTAGGTAGTCTAGAATCATTATTCTTTGTACAGAGGGCTTTATACCAGCATCCTTCAAAAGAACTACTAATTCTTCTTGTTTCATTTTATTCTTAGCCACAAAACCACCTCTTTCATATTTGTAACAATTACATATCTACTATCATTAATAAGCTAATAATAACCTTTTAAAGCTATCTTGTCAATAAAATACTATAAATTCATTTTTGAGAAATGATTCTGTAAAAAAGAAGACTCTAATAAATATTAGAGTCTTCTACTAAAAACTTAACTTAATGTGTGAATAAATAATCCACTTCTTAATTTAGGCTCAAACCAAGTGCATTTTGGTGGCATAACTCTGTCTGCATCAGAAACTGCCATTAAATCCTTAATAGTCACCGGGAATAATGAGAATGCAACTTTCATATCTTCATTTACACGTCTCTCAAGCTCTCCTAGTCCTCTAATTCCACCAACAAAATCAATACGATTATTTGTTCGTGGATCTTCAATTCCTAAAATTGGATCGAGTAAGTTACTTTGTAAAATTGCTGCATCTAAACTCTCAACAGGATCCTGCTCAGGACAAGTACCCGGTTTTGCTGACATTACATACCATTTACCATCTAAAAACATACCAAATTCATTTTTCTTTCCTGGCTTAAATGGTGCCGTTTTGCTTTCAGTAATTGTAAACTTTTCGCCCACTTTATTTAAGAATTCTTCTGAAGAAAGTCCATTTAAATCTTTGACTACTCTGTTATAGTCCATTACATATAAATCTTCATCAGGGAAAATAACCGTTAAGAAACGATTAAACTCTTCCTCGTCAGTATAGTCAGGATTATCTTCTCTTCTCTTAATTCCTGTAGCTGCTGCTGAAGCAGAACGGTGGTGTCCATCTGCAATGTATAGATAATCAATAGATGCAAATAATTCTGTTAACTTAGCAACTAAAGCTTCGTCATCTAATACCCAAACAGTATGTGTAATGTCATCTTCAGTAGTTACGTCATAGGTAGCTGCATGGCTCTCTACCCAGTCATTGATAATTTTGCTAATTTCTTCTTTTTTTCTATATGTAAAGAACACAGGTTCTGTATTAGCATCACACACATCAAAATGGTTAATTCTATCTAATTCTTTTTCTTTTCTTGTGAATTCATGTTTCTTAATAACATTATTCATATAGTCATCAATAGAAGCACATGCAACTAAACCAGTTTGCACTCTACCTTCCATTTTTTGACGATAAATGTAAAAACAAGATTTCTCATCAGTAATCAGAATACCCTCTTGACGCCATTTATCTAAAACGTCTTTTGCTTTTAAGTATACTTCTTTAGAATAAGCATCTACAGACTCAGGCAATTCAATTTCAGAACGAACAATTCTTAAAAATGAATGTGGTTTCCCTTCTGCCATTTCTTTTGCTTCTTTTCTATTCATTACGTCATAAGGAAGAGAAATCATCTCTTCAGCCATTTTTTGATCTTTAGGACGTACACCTTTAAAAGGTCTTACTGCTGCCATAAAAAAATTCCTCCTCGTATTTTTATCTAAATTTAAAATGAAAAATTTGTAATTAAATCAACAACTTCTGCTCCAATTCTCTTTTGAGCTTCACCAGTTGAAGCTCCAATGTGAGGGGTTACAGAAACTTTAGGATGGTTTATTAAAACTGTATTATCAGTTGGTTCTTTTTCAAATACATCAATACCAGCTGCAGCTACTTTACCATTGTCTAAAGCTGTAATTAAAGCTGCTTCATCAACAACGCCACCTCTAGCACAGTTAATTAAATAAACGCCATCTTTCATTTGAGCAAACTCTTTTGAGCCAATTGTTGCACCAGCTTGTTTGTCAAAAGGAATGTGTAAAGAAACAAAATCTGCATCCTTAAGGACATCATCTTTGGCACAATGCTTAAATTGATCATAACCTGCAACTTTACCCAATAAATCTGTATAAATAACTTTCATACCAAGTGCCTCTGCTTTTTTTGCAAGAGAACGAGCAATTCTACCAAAGCCAATTAAACCTAATGTTTTACCATCAAGTTCAACTCCTTTATAGTTTTTCTTTTCCCATTTTCCTTCTCTCATTGTTACATTGGTGATTCCAATGTGACGCGCTACAGAAAACATATGTCCTAAGGCTAATTCAGCTACGGAATCACTGCTTGCTGAAGGTGTATTAGTAACTGTTACACCAGCTTTTTCACCTGCTGGAATATCAATATTATCAATACCTACTCCAGCTCTAATAGCTAATTTTAAGTTACCACCATTTATACCTTCAAAAATTTCCGCTGTCAATTTAGTTGCCGAACGAATAACAACAGCATTTACTTCTTTTAACTTGGCAATTAATTCAGCACCATCATAGTGATTTGTATCTACTTCACAGCCTGCTGCTTTTAATGCTTCTTCAGCACTTTTATCAATACCATCATTTGCTAAAACTTTAATCATTATAAATCTCCTCCTAAACTTTTATTCTTAAAAACAATAGAACCAGAAAATAATTCCTGGTTCTATATTGCATTTCTATTTCAATGTAAAACCTTATAGACCTAAAATATCTTCTATCTCAACCAATAAAGCCTTAACTTGTTGAATAGTTGTATCAGCCATGTGAGCAATTCTAAATGTCTTCTCTTTTAAAGAACCATAGCCATTAGATATTGCATAGCCTCTCATAGCTAAACGTTTGTTTAAGTCTTTTACACTAATGTCTCTAGTATTCTTAATAGTAGTTAGTGTATTTGAACAGTATTTTTCATCTGCAAGTAATTCAAAATGTTTCTTAGCCCAAGCACGGACAAATTTAGCCATTTCTGTATGGCGAGCAAATCTGTTTTCAATACCCTCAAGCATGATTTGGTCTAATTGGTAATCTAATGCATACATTAATGATAATGCTGGTGTTGAAGGATACTGATGATTTTTCTTTTCAATAGTTTCATAAATTTCAACCATATCAAAATATAAGCCTCTGTTTTCAACAGTTTTAGCTCTTTCATACGCTTTCTCCGAAAAAGAACAAATCGCTAATCCTGGAGGTAAACCTAAAGCTTTTTGAGTTGAAGTAATTAGAACATCAATCCCTAATTTATCCACTTCAATTTTAGCGCCTGCTGCAGAACTTACTGCATCAACTAACCAAATTACGTCAGTATACTTTTTGACAACCTCAGCAATTTCCTCTACAGGGTTTTGAATGCCGACAGAAGTTTCATTATGAGTTACTGTAACAACGTCATAATCCCCAGTTGCCAATGCTTTTTCAACATCAGCAGCCAATGTTGGTTGGCCAGGCTCAACTGAAAACTTATCTGCTGGAATATTGTTTGCTACAGCCATTTTATACCATCTATCGCCAAATGCGCCAATTGAAAATACAGCAGCTTTCTTTTTTGCACAAGAGCGAATAGCCCCTTCCATAAAACCACTTCCTGAAGAAGTAGATAGCATTATTCTGTTTTCTGTATAAAATAGCTTTTGCATTTTATCATGAATACCTTTTTGTAGTACACTTGAATCATTAGTTCTGTGACCAATCATAGGTGTAACCATTTTTTGTAAAACTTCCGGCGATACATCAACAGGACCTGGAATAAATAAACGTGTACGCATTGACATATTGAATGTTCCTCCTTAAATCAAATTTATTTTTTTATTTTAACGATCATACCAACTTCTACTGAAGCGCCTAATGGTAAACCGCTGTTACCAATAGCAAAACGAGCATGTTTACCTGCATCGCCAAAAATAGTGCCTAGAATATCTGATGCACCATTGATTACTTGTGGTTGCCCTGTAAAGTCATTTGTTGAATTTACAAAACCTTGAACTTGAACAATTTTTTCTACGTTATCTAAAGATCCAGCAATCTTCTTAACAACACCTAAAGCATTGATAGCACAAATTTTTGCTGCTTCATAACCTTCCTCAACTGATACATCTTTATTAACGATTCCCTTATATTTCACGTCGCCTTCCATAACTGGTAATTGACCTGAAACATAAATAAGACCATCCACAAGTACACCTGGCTCATATGCTGCTGTTGGCACTCCTGGTGTAGGGATGGTTATACCTAATTCTTTTACTTTTTCTTCAAAAGACATTATAATTCTCTACCTCCTTAAATTAAATATATCTACAAACAAGTATACCATCTTTCTCCCTATAAATAAAGAGGCAGAGCCTATAGTTTTCCTCCCTCGCCCTTAATTATTGGTTTTAATAATCTTTACTTATTTTTTTAAACTTTGTTCGGATTCTTCTTATCCCCAATAGGTAAATGCCACTCACAATAAGAGCACCACCACTTATCAATAGTCCAACCTTTAATCCTGGGGGAAAATAACTAAATGATATCTCATTAATGCCAGCCTCTCCCTTTACTGCCATTAAACCGATTTGCACCTGTTCAATTGGGGCAGGGCGTCCATTAACTGTTGCTGTCCAACCAGCATCATAAGGAACACTAAGAAAAACTAAATTTTCTTTTGGTAAATTAATTTTCAAACTAAAACCTTTATTATTTCTTTCAAATGCAGTTCCTGTTACGGTTCTTCTATTTTCTACATCTTTTACAAAAGCGCTGTAAGAACTATCCTTCATAGTTTCAAGAGGTAGTGGCTTTAATATGGAATCATACTTGTTAATCTGCTCTTTAGTTAATACTAAACCTTTTAATAACGCCTTATCTCTTTGTTGAGGCATTAATTCATTAAAATAAGCTTCTTCATCAATATAATTATCATAAACAAACCCAAATGGAACATAATTATCATTAATGAATATATTGTAATCCAATTGTTTTTCGTAAAATGAAAAACCTGGCAAAGGTGGCACTTTATTAACTATTTTTTGATTTCTTTTTAGCATCATTTTTTCTGTCATATGAACATTAGGTTCTTCTGTACTATTAAAGTACCACTTAACAGACAAAAAAGCTGGAAAAGCATACTGTTTTCCACTGAGATTAGAAACCATAGCTCTCTTAGCGCCAATACTCTCATACAAAGGATGAACACTATTAGATATAATACTATGAAAAGTAGTTATACTTGATTTATCCCAATAAAAAGCTAAATTAAAATGCTTATTTTCTGAATCAATCCTCTCTAGCTGTCCATTACTATCTGGCAATTGGATTTTATGCTCTAACAAATTAGGCACAATAAAGCCAGCTGCATCTAAACTGTTTGTGTATTTTTTCCCCACGAAAATAAAATATATACCATGAAGGCCAATAACTAAAGACAATATACTCAAGGTAAATTGGTAAAAATATTTTTGCCATTTTTTACTTGCCCTTATTTTAAATAAAAACCAAAGTAAAAAGAGACAAATTAAAGCGATAACCACCATACTAATAAAGCGATCCTGCTTTAAATAATCATAAAACCCAAACTGCCATCCTGCAAGGGTTTGACTTGGTATAAAAGCCGTAACTAAAGCAATAATTGCTGTTAAGCCTAGAATTACCTTAATACTATATCGCCACCTACGACTACGCTCTAAAGCAATTGCAGTTCCTAGGCACATAATAAGAATAGGCATATAAAACCATCTAGCATAATATTCACTTCTGAATAAATAAAACATACTATTTAAAAACGGAATAAATGCAATAATTGTTGATATTATTAATAGCCACTTAATAAATTGAAAACGCTTTTCCTTAATTGTCCAAAATGCAACGATACCTGTTAAACCAAATAACGGAAGCCACCCACCAATTGATGCCCAAGGTGAAGAACCCTTAAAAAATACCATTTGCCCCTGAATTTCTGGCGGAAAGAAAAAACCACTAACAATACTTAAATAATTGCCTGGTGTTTTCAAATAAATCAAGCCACTAAGAAGGCCAATTCCCTCTTCTGTTCTATCATTGCCTAACAGAACTAATGCCGATGGAATCAGCAAAAAAGCACTTAATAAGCATCCTAATAATACTTCTATACTACCTGTCCAAAATTTAGTCCATGTCATTTTGTAACCACCAGTCTTACAGCGAACAATTAAATAAATTAAAGTGAAAATCATAGAGCCAATAAAGAAGAAATAATTAACAATAGCATTTACAAAAACAGCACCCATAAACCAACCTTTTTTACCTTCAATCATCAGCTTATCTAAAGCAATTAAAAGAAGAGGAAAAAAAATTACTGCTTCTTGAAAATGGTTAAAAAACATACTGGTAATGCAAAATCCTGAAAAAGTATAGAGTAACCCGCCGATTACTGCATTATACTTATTTCTTACAAAACGTCGTATAAACAAATATCCTGTAAGACCACCACAAGAAAACTTAAGAATCAATAATGGTCCCATTAAATATGAAATCCACTCAACAGGAAAAGGAACTGTTAGCCAAAAAAATGGACTTCCCAATAAGTAGAAACTATAAGAACCAATAAAATTAGCCCCTAAATCAGTTGTCCGACTCCATAAAAAACTACCGCTTCGCACTGCTTCATGAGCCGTTATATAAAAAGGAATCTGTTGGTGATTAAAATCATTCCATAAAAATAAATGCCCCCCATCTCTAATAATGAAAGGTAATAAAAAGATTACTGCTATTAGTAACCCCAATAGAAAAACTAACAGTTTTTTATCTCGATAAGGTGACTGCATTACTATTTTCAATTAAATTCCCCTTTCTATAACAAAAACACCTCTGATGTATATATCAGAGAAGTTTTTCAATCTTCTATTTTCTTATTATAACATAAAAGAAAGCTCTCATAATAGAGAACTTTCTTTTTATTTTAAAATATTAATATCAATATTCTGGTGGTAATTGTAACATTTGAGTATAGTTAAATACTGGTCCATCTACACACATATAGTGTGAACCGACTTTACAGTGACCGCACTTGCCTGCACCGCAACGCATATGGGTTTCTAAGGTTACAAGAATATCGTCAGAATCTAGTCCTAATTTAAGCAAATCTTTTGCTACCTTTTTAATTCGGCTTGGAGAAGCACAGAGAACACTTGTTGTCTTTTCCCAATTCAACCCCAAATCTGGAAGCAAATCATTAATATAGCCTACATAAGCATCTACTTCATCTGTTGGTTTTGCTAAGGCATATAACACTCTCACATTAGGTAACTGGCTCCATTTCTTTAAATCCTCTTTATAAATTACACCATCATAGCTTACGCCACTGGCAATAATGACCACCTGTCCAAAAGCTTCTGGATGATCTAGAATTTGAGCAATCATAGTTCTCACAGGAGCTAAACCAACACCTGAACCAATAACTAAAATATCTCGACCTTTAATCTCCTCATAAGGGAAAGCACTACCAAAAGGTCCTCTTAATCCAACTTTATCCCCTGGCTTTAAATCATGAATAGCCCTTGTAACTTTACCCACTTTTTTAATAGCAAAGTCGAGAATATTTGTTTCACTTGGTCCAAAAGGAATAGAAATAGCTATTTCCCCTACTCCAAAAACTGTAATTTCAAAAAACTGACCCTTAAAGTCATAGCTATGATGCAGTGTTTCATCATCATACTTAAATGAAAAACGCTTCATATCTTTACCTTCATCCATTACAGATACAATAGTAGCTAATTCAGGAGTATACATACCTTTTGTGTTTTGTATTTCTCTTTCATATATTTCATAACGAACGTCATTAACTTGACGTGGATCCACTTCTAATTCAGGATTCTCTTCCATTTCTTTGGCCAACCTCTGAACAATATCAATAATGCTAATATAAGTTGGACAAACATCAACACAACGGCCACAACCCGTACAACCTTTATAGCCAAAACGCTCTTCAATATATTTTAATTTATCATAAATACGAAAACGTGTCTTTGCAACAACATCTCTAGTATTGTGATTACCTGCATTTAATGTAAATGCTAAACTTTGACAGCTGTCCCAATAACGAACACGGGTGCCTTCATCTGCACTTTTATTCTCTTCAACAACATTAAAACAAGTACAAGTTGGACAAACATTAGTACACCCTGTACAAGCAATACAACCTTTTGCTGCGTCATCCCAGATTGGTGAAGAAAATGTTTTAGTTAAAATTGACTGTATTTTATCAAGTGGTAAGTGAACCTTAAATGTTTCTTCAGCTTTTTTCTTAAGTTGTTCTTTTGTCTCTAAGTATGATTTAGAATCTTCAACTTTCTCAAGTAAAGGCTTAGCTACATTAATAAGGGAATCCCCTTTTTCTGAGTATACTTCAAATAAATAGCCGTCAGCAACTGGAGTAACTTCTATATCTTGTCCATTTGTAGCAAAAGGTCCTCCTAAATCGAAAGAAGAACAATAGCAAGAATTGCCAGCTTTCAGACAATTCATTTGAACTAAAAAAGTATCCTCACGTCTAACCTTGTAGTTAATATCTTCAAACTCTCCTAGGTAAAAGCGGTCCATATAGAGCATGCCATAAGTATCACAAGAACGAATCCCAAAAAAGACTCTTTTCCCTCTGTTTATTTCATTTTCAGGTGTGCTAATAGAAACATTACCATCTGTTTGCTTTTCCCAGCGAAATAGCTCTTCTTTGGGATTAAAAACATATTCTTTTACAGGCAATGAGAAATTAATAAAATCCTCAGTATATTTTTCTTTATTATAAGGAAGAAGTTCAACATCTCCTAAGTTTTTAGTTGGTGCATAAACAGTCATTGTCTCATTCCATTTTGACAATAAGTCATGCAACTTTTCTTTTTTTAAAAAATACATCTATAGCACCTCTATTCTAACTGC contains:
- a CDS encoding 4Fe-4S dicluster domain-containing protein, whose product is MYFLKKEKLHDLLSKWNETMTVYAPTKNLGDVELLPYNKEKYTEDFINFSLPVKEYVFNPKEELFRWEKQTDGNVSISTPENEINRGKRVFFGIRSCDTYGMLYMDRFYLGEFEDINYKVRREDTFLVQMNCLKAGNSCYCSSFDLGGPFATNGQDIEVTPVADGYLFEVYSEKGDSLINVAKPLLEKVEDSKSYLETKEQLKKKAEETFKVHLPLDKIQSILTKTFSSPIWDDAAKGCIACTGCTNVCPTCTCFNVVEENKSADEGTRVRYWDSCQSLAFTLNAGNHNTRDVVAKTRFRIYDKLKYIEERFGYKGCTGCGRCVDVCPTYISIIDIVQRLAKEMEENPELEVDPRQVNDVRYEIYEREIQNTKGMYTPELATIVSVMDEGKDMKRFSFKYDDETLHHSYDFKGQFFEITVFGVGEIAISIPFGPSETNILDFAIKKVGKVTRAIHDLKPGDKVGLRGPFGSAFPYEEIKGRDILVIGSGVGLAPVRTMIAQILDHPEAFGQVVIIASGVSYDGVIYKEDLKKWSQLPNVRVLYALAKPTDEVDAYVGYINDLLPDLGLNWEKTTSVLCASPSRIKKVAKDLLKLGLDSDDILVTLETHMRCGAGKCGHCKVGSHYMCVDGPVFNYTQMLQLPPEY